A single Mangrovimonas sp. YM274 DNA region contains:
- a CDS encoding carboxypeptidase-like regulatory domain-containing protein encodes MKLTLLLFFSVCTVAAQNISGNVLELGSNTPIEYVNVYWEKGRVGTITNINGEYHLELGKNMTPTDTIRFSIIGYTTKHYTLSQLKKLDFTVHLSRKAENLEAVTVNSQAALKTSLPFSRLAHLKQAVYGFGSLLHNNHIYVVGGNASYLEDSEERVLNEISSIPGATIVDFIEKSESNFTWEHYSDQLQTYDITNDSWSTADIKFTKRAYHKLLHLDDKLYVLGGKTLSVNKKYEYLDNTIEVFNLTTKQRIVDDTNPHQAINFAAMTYKDNIIVMGGSTKMNKHGEKVYSNKAHMYNTTSGYWYELPNMTKPKEANGILIKDKVFLIGGFNEEPLNKIECYNLTNGTWTTEGNLFLGMENPALAHHDNTIYIFSNGKMLTYNIENKVINEYTIELYVKYAEMYYHQGYLYILGGFKEDNYSITPSSRVSAVSLNDFKRTRSNKSKTLD; translated from the coding sequence ATGAAACTAACGCTACTTTTATTTTTTTCGGTTTGTACCGTAGCTGCGCAAAACATTAGTGGTAACGTTTTGGAACTGGGCAGCAATACCCCCATAGAATATGTTAATGTATATTGGGAAAAAGGCCGTGTGGGTACCATAACCAATATCAATGGCGAATACCATTTAGAACTTGGCAAAAACATGACTCCTACTGATACCATTCGGTTTTCCATTATTGGCTACACCACCAAACATTACACACTTTCTCAGCTAAAAAAGTTAGACTTTACCGTGCATTTATCAAGAAAGGCCGAAAACCTTGAAGCCGTTACCGTAAACTCCCAAGCGGCACTAAAAACCAGCCTACCCTTTTCTAGACTAGCCCATTTAAAACAAGCTGTTTATGGATTTGGAAGTCTATTACACAATAATCATATTTATGTGGTAGGGGGTAACGCCAGCTATCTTGAAGATAGCGAAGAACGAGTGCTTAACGAAATAAGCAGTATACCAGGCGCCACTATTGTAGATTTCATAGAAAAGTCCGAAAGCAATTTTACTTGGGAACATTATAGCGACCAACTGCAAACGTATGACATAACAAACGACAGCTGGTCAACGGCCGATATCAAGTTTACAAAAAGAGCCTACCATAAACTACTCCACCTTGACGATAAGCTTTATGTTTTAGGAGGAAAAACACTCTCCGTTAACAAGAAATATGAATATCTAGATAACACCATAGAAGTCTTCAACCTAACAACAAAACAACGTATTGTTGACGACACCAATCCACATCAAGCCATCAACTTTGCCGCTATGACCTACAAGGACAACATTATTGTAATGGGCGGCTCTACTAAAATGAATAAGCATGGAGAGAAAGTCTATAGCAATAAAGCCCATATGTACAATACCACTTCGGGGTATTGGTATGAGCTTCCAAACATGACCAAACCTAAAGAAGCCAATGGCATCCTAATTAAAGACAAGGTCTTTCTTATTGGTGGTTTTAATGAGGAACCTTTAAACAAAATTGAATGTTACAACTTGACCAACGGCACTTGGACCACAGAAGGTAATTTGTTTTTGGGGATGGAAAACCCCGCACTTGCCCATCACGACAACACTATCTATATATTTAGCAACGGTAAAATGCTAACCTATAACATTGAGAATAAAGTTATCAACGAATACACTATAGAGCTCTATGTAAAATACGCTGAAATGTATTACCATCAGGGCTATTTATACATTTTAGGCGGCTTTAAAGAAGATAACTATAGTATTACCCCTTCTTCAAGGGTCAGTGCTGTGAGCCTGAATGATTTTAAAAGAACCCGAAGTAACAAGTCTAAAACCTTGGATTAA
- a CDS encoding cation:proton antiporter, with product MEAFDLNIINLLALLIAAWLAGAAARRIGYPSILGELVIGILLGPGLLGWLEYTETIRVLSEIGIMLLMVYIGIEIDFKDLKKASWPGLLASIGGFAVPFVLGYYATIWFGGDAMAGMFVGMAVGVTSLATKSRILVDLKLLNTRIAYVLMASALISDTLALLIFAGILSVAAMGTFDGSELLIVALKAIAFFAVTILIGLHLLPRLGKYLSKFKSASSTFFFTSIIIVALAYAELAELAGMHSILGAFMAGLFIKDNLFPKNISKELHKAFYDVSIGFLAPVFFVSAGFMVNLNVFQTNLSMLLTIIALAIIGKILGAALFYLPTGLGWREGVAVGAGMNGRGAVEIIIAGIGLEMGIINQDIFSILVFMAILTTMTVPFLLKWTTDWLKRRGELVVMNKREGLLILGANPLSLLIAQYLKDQTKITFIDANQDIVTQTQEQGFVCYHGNALQEDVLAETGADTIHTFIAATANTEVNILATQLASGSFQIPHTHVLLSKSNYMAGIDILELSNTTSLFASGIDVSYWFNKISSKDIIKKIDTITEPTPARTWIKQQIASKKETLPLIIEDASGEKLLFHFGYQLQPSDKVHYII from the coding sequence TTGGAAGCTTTCGACCTAAATATCATCAATCTTTTGGCATTACTGATAGCCGCATGGCTTGCGGGTGCTGCCGCAAGACGCATTGGCTACCCTTCTATTTTAGGCGAACTGGTCATAGGGATCCTTTTAGGCCCCGGACTTTTGGGCTGGCTGGAATATACCGAAACCATTAGAGTCCTCTCGGAAATAGGAATCATGTTACTGATGGTTTACATTGGTATTGAAATTGATTTTAAAGACCTTAAAAAGGCATCATGGCCTGGACTTCTGGCCTCCATAGGAGGCTTTGCCGTACCCTTTGTTTTAGGCTATTATGCCACTATTTGGTTTGGTGGTGATGCCATGGCCGGTATGTTTGTTGGTATGGCCGTAGGGGTAACCTCATTGGCCACCAAAAGTAGGATTCTGGTTGATTTAAAACTCCTTAACACGAGGATTGCCTATGTTCTCATGGCCAGTGCCCTAATATCGGACACCTTGGCTTTATTGATTTTTGCCGGCATTCTGAGTGTTGCCGCCATGGGCACTTTTGATGGTTCCGAACTTTTGATTGTTGCCCTTAAAGCTATTGCCTTCTTTGCCGTGACTATTCTTATTGGTTTACATCTCCTACCACGATTAGGAAAGTATCTCTCCAAGTTTAAATCGGCCAGCAGCACCTTTTTCTTTACCAGTATTATCATTGTAGCCCTAGCCTACGCCGAACTGGCAGAGCTAGCAGGTATGCACAGTATTTTAGGCGCTTTTATGGCCGGTCTATTCATCAAGGATAATCTATTCCCAAAAAACATTTCAAAAGAACTCCACAAAGCCTTTTATGATGTTTCCATCGGTTTTTTGGCTCCGGTATTTTTTGTGTCGGCAGGGTTTATGGTAAACCTAAACGTCTTTCAAACCAACCTTTCCATGTTGCTAACTATTATAGCCCTAGCCATTATTGGAAAGATATTGGGAGCAGCCCTTTTTTACCTGCCTACAGGTTTGGGGTGGCGAGAAGGGGTCGCTGTTGGGGCAGGAATGAATGGGCGTGGAGCTGTAGAAATCATCATTGCCGGTATTGGTCTTGAAATGGGAATTATAAATCAGGATATTTTTTCCATTCTGGTATTTATGGCCATTTTAACCACCATGACCGTTCCTTTTTTATTGAAATGGACCACCGATTGGCTGAAACGACGTGGCGAATTGGTAGTGATGAACAAGCGCGAAGGCTTGCTAATATTAGGGGCTAATCCGTTAAGCCTTTTGATTGCTCAATATTTAAAAGACCAAACCAAAATTACCTTTATAGACGCCAACCAAGACATTGTAACACAAACCCAGGAACAAGGCTTTGTTTGCTACCATGGAAACGCCCTCCAGGAAGACGTACTGGCCGAAACTGGCGCTGACACCATTCATACGTTTATAGCAGCTACAGCCAATACCGAAGTGAATATACTGGCTACACAATTGGCCAGTGGCAGCTTTCAGATTCCCCATACCCATGTGCTGCTTTCCAAGAGCAACTATATGGCAGGCATCGATATTTTAGAACTGTCAAACACCACCAGCTTATTTGCATCCGGTATTGATGTGAGTTATTGGTTCAATAAAATCTCCTCAAAGGACATCATCAAAAAAATTGATACGATAACCGAACCTACTCCGGCTAGAACCTGGATAAAACAACAAATAGCATCTAAAAAAGAGACGCTTCCTTTGATTATAGAGGATGCCTCTGGGGAAAAACTCCTGTTCCATTTTGGATATCAACTACAACCCTCAGATAAAGTACATTATATCATATAA
- a CDS encoding CHAP domain-containing protein, protein MISKKRFYSITVLVVTVILGTWSFNKVVFNTRHEVGQAIDSLNHVVVFYNGKVGNVNGRNVTKDGYNLGLKYQCVEFVKRYYYQYLHHKMPDSYGHAKDFFDKTLQDGQKNKRRNLIQYSNSSAAKPKTNDLLVFDSTLYNPYGHVAIVSGVTEDSIEIIQQNPGPLGSSRETFQLSHQNNKWQIQDSHILGWLRKQ, encoded by the coding sequence TTGATTTCAAAAAAAAGATTCTATTCAATAACAGTATTGGTAGTGACTGTAATTTTGGGTACATGGTCCTTCAATAAGGTTGTGTTCAACACGCGGCATGAGGTAGGCCAAGCCATAGACAGCCTTAACCATGTGGTGGTGTTTTATAACGGCAAGGTAGGCAATGTGAATGGCAGAAATGTTACAAAGGACGGCTACAACCTAGGCTTAAAATACCAATGTGTTGAATTTGTAAAACGGTATTACTACCAATATCTCCACCATAAAATGCCCGACAGTTATGGGCATGCCAAGGACTTCTTTGACAAAACGCTTCAAGACGGACAAAAAAATAAACGCCGCAACCTAATACAGTACAGCAATTCTAGCGCTGCAAAACCTAAAACGAATGACCTTTTAGTATTTGACTCCACCCTGTATAATCCCTATGGTCACGTGGCCATTGTTTCAGGGGTCACAGAGGACAGCATAGAAATCATCCAACAGAATCCGGGGCCATTGGGCTCCTCTAGGGAGACCTTTCAACTTAGCCACCAAAACAATAAATGGCAAATACAAGACAGCCATATCCTAGGATGGTTAAGAAAACAATAA
- a CDS encoding glycosyltransferase family 39 protein has translation MQLLTKPWLYLIIVLASFAMKCLTIDNRHYWRDEIYTIYHTSGDTELSLDAKIAKNEIHNIAYFKKFLIKDPETLSLGNQYAQMWQMVNLNPLHYYVLGVWQRIVGHNYVHYRYFSLLLFVLCLPVLFLLAKQLFKSNLAGWMAISLFSMSPYFHIYAHEARYNMLLCFIILCLHSFLLLALKTNKLKFWIGYGLFGICTLYASLTAGVILFGHFLYVLLFKRNTLKPYVTTGVCILAGFAPWAIKIYNHSSGITNALSWQTHFFELSPFSLLANQLMNFSRTFAIFSLTGEWITNYFTHSFEGINLVQLIVNILVLIIIAWAFFLLYKKVTRDTFWFIIFITFPLTAFFYTQDIIRGAMASVVARYQLGTYLGVLLLMSFFFSNGIKTKKLPTTLIFFVFIGLGIASLNIIRLDWRSYTVTPKYKHAATAKYLNRQDNILIITDGTNPHHFWGDFLSIVNKIETNNIDVLYVDDSIQGVQNIIQKTNKSYKKVLFTMMSDKLKENMQTQFEGNWKKIEAIEINDSWEKL, from the coding sequence ATGCAATTGCTAACCAAACCTTGGCTTTACCTAATCATCGTCCTTGCCAGTTTTGCCATGAAATGTCTCACTATAGATAATAGACACTATTGGCGAGATGAAATCTACACCATCTACCATACCTCCGGAGATACCGAGCTAAGCTTGGATGCAAAAATCGCCAAAAATGAGATCCATAATATTGCCTATTTCAAAAAATTTCTAATCAAGGATCCTGAAACGCTTAGTTTGGGCAATCAATATGCACAAATGTGGCAAATGGTAAACCTTAACCCCTTGCACTATTATGTTTTGGGGGTTTGGCAACGCATAGTGGGTCACAACTATGTGCACTACCGTTATTTTAGTCTGCTGCTCTTTGTACTATGTCTTCCCGTACTTTTCCTATTGGCAAAGCAACTCTTTAAATCCAACCTTGCCGGTTGGATGGCCATAAGTCTATTTTCGATGTCTCCCTATTTTCATATTTATGCACATGAAGCCCGTTACAATATGTTGCTTTGCTTTATAATACTATGTCTGCACAGTTTCCTTCTATTGGCTCTAAAAACCAATAAACTAAAATTTTGGATCGGTTATGGACTTTTTGGAATATGCACCTTGTATGCATCCCTAACTGCAGGAGTCATCTTATTTGGACATTTTTTATACGTGCTTTTGTTTAAACGCAACACCTTAAAACCCTATGTTACCACGGGCGTATGCATATTAGCTGGTTTCGCTCCATGGGCCATAAAAATCTACAACCATAGCTCTGGAATTACCAATGCACTCTCTTGGCAGACCCATTTTTTTGAACTTTCTCCCTTTTCTCTATTAGCCAATCAACTTATGAATTTTAGCAGAACATTTGCTATATTTTCATTGACAGGCGAATGGATTACCAACTATTTTACCCATAGTTTCGAGGGCATTAACCTAGTACAACTTATTGTTAACATTTTAGTTTTAATTATAATAGCATGGGCATTTTTCCTGCTATACAAAAAAGTAACACGAGACACATTTTGGTTCATTATCTTCATTACGTTTCCATTAACTGCCTTCTTCTACACCCAAGATATCATAAGAGGAGCCATGGCTTCTGTGGTAGCCAGATATCAATTGGGCACTTACCTAGGGGTGTTATTGTTAATGTCCTTTTTCTTCTCAAATGGCATAAAAACTAAAAAGCTTCCAACCACCCTGATATTTTTTGTATTTATTGGTTTGGGAATAGCCTCACTTAACATTATTAGGCTTGATTGGCGCAGTTATACCGTAACCCCAAAATATAAGCATGCCGCGACTGCTAAATACTTGAACCGCCAAGACAACATACTTATTATTACCGACGGAACCAATCCTCATCACTTTTGGGGTGATTTTTTATCTATTGTCAACAAAATTGAAACGAATAATATCGATGTGTTATACGTAGACGACTCTATTCAAGGAGTGCAAAACATAATTCAGAAGACCAATAAATCCTATAAAAAGGTTCTTTTCACCATGATGTCTGATAAGTTAAAAGAAAATATGCAAACTCAATTTGAAGGGAACTGGAAAAAAATCGAAGCTATTGAAATTAATGACTCTTGGGAAAAACTATAA
- the rsgA gene encoding ribosome small subunit-dependent GTPase A produces MTLEDLGYNSNIETYRIQHALDGLKLGRVIAEHKERYIVKTAEKDYEGEILGNLRYSAQSRADFPAVGDWVAISDYDTDKVLIHAVLPRISILQRQAVGKKGDAQIIATNIDTAFIVQAVDRDFSINRIERYLTICNASKVNPVIILNKIDLITEVALMELLDSIKKRIPSIPVFAISNATQQGIEVVTSLIEKGKTYCLLGSSGVGKSTLLNTLSGHAFMKTSAISEHTGRGRHITTHRALQVLDNGGIIIDNPGMREVGITDVSEGLERTFENIVELSQQCKFKDCTHTTEQGCAVIAAVERGDIDHMSHDNYLKMEREKDHYEATVAEKRKKDKDFGKMIKQFKKTRKRDKY; encoded by the coding sequence ATGACACTTGAAGATTTAGGATACAATAGCAACATAGAAACCTATCGCATACAGCATGCACTTGATGGTCTTAAGTTAGGGCGCGTAATTGCCGAACACAAGGAGCGCTACATAGTAAAAACTGCAGAAAAAGATTATGAAGGCGAAATATTGGGCAATTTAAGATACTCGGCCCAAAGTAGAGCCGATTTCCCCGCTGTAGGAGATTGGGTGGCCATATCCGATTATGATACCGATAAAGTGCTTATCCATGCCGTACTGCCAAGGATCTCCATTTTACAACGGCAGGCAGTAGGCAAAAAAGGGGACGCACAAATCATTGCCACCAATATAGACACCGCCTTTATTGTACAGGCCGTCGACAGGGATTTCAGCATCAATCGCATTGAGAGATACTTGACTATTTGTAATGCCTCAAAAGTAAATCCGGTAATTATTTTAAATAAAATTGATTTGATTACAGAGGTCGCTCTAATGGAACTATTGGACAGCATAAAAAAAAGAATCCCCAGCATACCCGTATTTGCTATCAGCAACGCCACACAACAAGGGATTGAGGTAGTGACCTCGTTAATTGAAAAAGGAAAAACCTATTGTCTTTTGGGATCCTCCGGCGTTGGAAAATCGACCCTTTTAAACACGCTCTCAGGCCATGCGTTCATGAAGACAAGTGCTATTAGCGAGCACACCGGCCGAGGGCGTCATATAACTACGCATAGGGCGCTGCAGGTTTTAGACAATGGAGGCATTATAATAGACAACCCCGGTATGCGCGAAGTCGGTATTACCGATGTCTCTGAAGGATTGGAACGCACCTTTGAAAACATTGTAGAACTATCGCAGCAATGCAAATTTAAAGACTGTACCCACACCACCGAACAGGGCTGTGCGGTTATAGCAGCCGTTGAGCGCGGCGATATAGACCACATGTCCCATGACAACTACCTTAAAATGGAACGGGAAAAAGACCATTATGAAGCAACCGTTGCGGAAAAGCGTAAAAAGGACAAGGATTTTGGCAAAATGATCAAGCAGTTTAAAAAGACAAGAAAACGGGATAAATATTAA